Genomic DNA from Desulfuromonas versatilis:
GCCCAAAACCGCCACCAAGATCGCCGTGCTCGACCGCACCAAGGAGCCCGGCTCCATGGGCGAGCCGCTCTACCACAACGTGCGCACCGCCATCGGCGAGGCCATGGCCGACAAGCTGGTCAGCTACGACGGTTACCCGGTCATCGTCGGCGGCCGCTACGGCCTGGGCTCCTACGAATTCTCCCCGAGCATGGCCAAGGCCGTGTTCGAAAACCTCTCCGCCGCCAAGCCGAAGAACCACTTCGTGGTCGGCATCAAGGACGACGTCACCGGCAACTACCTGGAATTCGACCCCAGCTTCAAGGTGCCCACCAAGGCCTACCAGGCCATGTTCTACGGCCTGGGCTCGGACGGCACCGTCGGCGCCAACAAGAACTCCATCAAGATCATCGGCGACAACACCGACTTCAACGCCCAGGCCTACTTCGTCTACGACTCCAAGAAGGCCGGCAGCATGACCACCAGCCACCTGCGCTTCGGCCAGGAGGTGATCCGCAAGCCCTACCTGGTCGACAGCGCCGACTTCGTGGCCTGCCACATGTTCTCCTTCCTCGAGAAGTACGACATGCTCGGCAAGCTCAAGGCGGGCGGGACCTTCCTGCTCAACAGCCCCTACCATCAGGACGAGGTCTGGCAGCACCTGCCGCTGGAGGTGCAGAAGCAGATCATCGACAAGAAGCTCAAGTTCTACGTGATCGACGGCGTGCGCCTGGGCAACGAGATCGGCCTCGGCCCCCGCATCAACGTCATCATGCAGACCGCTTTCTTCAAAATCTCCGGCATCATCCCCTTCGACCTGGCCGTCAAGGAGATCAAGGACGCCATCGTCAAGAGCTACGGCAAGGCGGGCGAGAAGGTCGTCAACATGAACTACCAGGCGGTTGACGCCGGCGCCAACAACATCGAAGAAGTCAAGATCCCGGCCAAGGCCGACAGCAAGATCAGAATGAAGACCGGCCTCGGCAAGGACGTGCCCGAGTTCGTCCGCAACACTCTGGGCCCGATCATCGACGGGGTCGGGGACACGCTGCCGGTCTCGGCCATGCCCTGCGACGGCACCTTCCCCACGGACACCGCCAAGGTAGAGAAGCGCAACATCGCCATCGACATCCCGGTGTGGGACGAGGAAATCTGCATCCAGTGCGGCATCTGCTCCTTCGTCTGCCCCCACGCCACCATCCGCATGAAGATCTATGATGGCGACAAGCTCAAGGGCGCGCCCAAGGCCTTCAAGGCCGTCGACGCCAAGGGCAAGGGCCTGGAAGGGAAGAAGTTCTCCCTGCAGGTGGCTCCCGAGGATTGTACCGGCTGCGGCGCCTGCGTCTATAACTGCCCGGCCAAGAGCAAGGAAGACCCCAAGCACAAGGCCATCAACATGACCTTCCAGGCGCCGCTGCGCGAGCAGGAGGCCACCAACTGGGACTTCTTCCTCGGCCTGCCCGAGACCGACCCGGCGCTGGTCAACCGCGCCACCCTCAAGGGGACCCAGCTGCTGAAGCCGCTGTTCGAATTCTCCGGCGCCTGCGCCGGCTGCGGCGAGACCCCCTTCGTCAAGCTCTGCTCGCAGCTCTTTGGCGACCGCATGCTGGTGGCCAACGCCACCGGCTGCTCCTCCATCTATGGCGGCAACCTGCCCACCACCCCCTGGACCACCCGGGGTGACGGTCGCGGGCCCACCTGGAGCAACTCGCTTTTCGAGGACAACGCCGAGTTCGGCTACGGCTTCCGCCTGGCGATCGACAAGTTCAACGCCTACGCGCTGGAGCTGCTCGATCGCATCCCCGCCGAGCACCTGAAAAAGGTCTCCGGGCTCGAGAAGCTGATCGCCGAGATCCAGGGTGCCGACCAGACGACCCAGGAAGGGATCGAGGCGCAGCGCGAGCGGGTTGCCAAGCTCAAGGAAGGGCTGGCGGGCTGCCCCGACGCCGACGCCAAGCAGCTCGTGTCGGTGGCCGATTACCTGGTCAAGAAGTCGGTCTGGATCCACGGCGGCGACGGCTGGGCCTACGACATCGGCTACGGCGGTCTCGACCACGTGCTCGCCTCGGGCGAGAACGTCAACGTGCTGGTGCTCGACACCGAGGTCTACTCCAACACCGGCGGGCAGGCCTCCAAGTCGACCCCGCTCGGCGCGGTGGCGCAGTTTGCCGCCGGCGGCAAGCGCATGCCGAAAAAGGACCTCGGCATGATTGCCATGACCTACGGCAACATCTACGTGGCCAAGGTCTCGCTGGCCAACCCGGCCCAGGCGATCAAGGCCTTCATCGAGGCCGACGCCTTCGACGGGCCGTCGCTGATCATCGCCTACACCCACTGCATCGCCCACGGCATCAACATGGCGACCGCCGTGGACGGCTGCAAAGAGGCGGTGGCCTCGGGCCACTGGCCGCTGTATCGCTACAACCCCGACCTGGCGGCCGAGGGGAAAAACCCCCTGCAGTTCGACAGCAAGGACGCCACCATGTCCTTCTCCGAATACGCCGGCAAGCAGAACCGTTACCGCGTACTGCAGAAGGCCAATCCCGAGATCGCCCAGAAGCTCATGGAGCAGGGCGACCGGGTGACCCAGGCCCGCTTCCAGATGTACAAGAGCCTGGCCGAAATCCAGGCCAGCTTCAGCGCAAAAAAATAGGGCCGCGGCCCTGGCAGTAAAAACTCCCGGCGGGGCACCCCCGCCGGGAGTTTTTTTTGGTATGCGGGTTGCATAATATTGACCCGCGAAAACCCTTGAAGCGCCATGGTTTAGATGCTATAAAAACGGGCGGCGCGGCAACCCGAGCAAGGAGCGTGTAAATGTTTGGCCCTCAATCTTCCTTCGTCATGTATGACGAGGAGTTCAAGCGGATCAACGCCGTCATCGAAAAATTGCTGCGGGAATCCAATTCCAAGGTGATTTTCCTGGTGGACAAAAACGGGCAGCTCATCTCGGCCGTTGGCGAATCCGAGCACCTCGACACCACCAGCCTTGCCTCCCTGACCGCCGGCAACATCGCTGCGACCGGCGGTTTGGCCAAGCTGATCGGTGAAAAGGAGTTCTCCATCCTCTTTCACGAGGGAGAGAAGGACAATCTGCACATCTCCATCGTCGCCGGTCGGGTCATCCTGGTGGTGATTTTCGATCAGCGCAGCTCCTTGGGGCTGGTGCGGCTGCGGGTGAAAAAGGCCAGTGACGAACTGGCGCAGATTTTTGAAGACCTGTCAAAAAAATCTGACGACCTGGAAAAAGCCGGAGATTTCCAGAGCCCATTCGCCGAAATCACCGACGACGACATCGACAATCTTTTCCGCTGATGGGGTAGCCTATGTCATTCATCAATTACGCCTCTCGCGAAATCAACTGCAAGATTGTCTACTACGGGCCCGGTCTCTGCGGCAAGACCACCAACCTGCAGTACGTCTACCAGAAGACCGCTCCCGAGGCCAAGGGCAAGATGATCTCCCTGGCCACCGAGACCGAGCGGACGCTGTTCTTCGACTTTCTGCCCCTGGCCCTGGGGGAGATCCGCGGCTTCAAGACCCGCTTTCATCTCTATACCGTCCCCGGGCAGGTCTTTTACGACGCCTCGCGTAAGCTGATCCTCAAGGGGGTCGACGGGGTGGTGTTCGTCGCCGACTCGCAGGAGGAGCGCTTCGACGCCAACATCGAGAGCCTGGAAAACCTCAAGGACAACCTCGAGGAGCAGGGCTACCAGCTCGACAACCTGCCCTACGTCATCCAGTACAACAAGCGCGACCTGCCCAACGTCACCTCGGTCGACGAGTTGAGCAGGCTGCTCAACCCCACCAGCGTGCCCGAGTATGAAGCCTGCGCCACCACCGGCGAGGGGGTGTTCGAGACGCTCAAGGCCGTCGCCAAGTTGATCCTCATCGACCTGAAAAAGGGCGGGCGCTAAAAACCTGAAGGGTTCAGAAAAAATCTTGACATGAGAGGGGCAATCCCTTATATTCCCCACCTGTCACACATTCCCCGGTAGCTCAGTCGGTAGAGCAGGTGGCTGTTAACCACCCTGTCGCTGGTTCGAGTCCGGCCCGGGGAGCCAATCACTATCAAAAGCGGGCACTCCTTCGGGCAGTCCCGCTTTTGTTTTTTCCAGCATTCCCGCCAATGCCGCATAGCTTCCGCGGATGCGGATCTCTTTCCCCTCTACCCGAATCTCGTCCACCAGCAATCGTAAGTACTCCTTGCCAAACTGGGACGAGCGGTCTTGCAGCTTCTCCTTAAGTGCCCGGCAAAACGCTTCCACTTTCTTCGGCCCAAGTTGGGAAAGAGGCATTTCCCCTCGCCGCCTCAGCCCGGCCATTTCAGTAAGGATTTCCTGCCGTCTGGCCTGGTGCTTGTGCACTCGTTCTTTTAACATCAGGTCCATCGGAAGAAAGCCGTTTTCCACCGCTTCATATAGCCGATCTGTTGCCGCCTGGACCGCATCCAGTTCCTTCTTGAGCTTACTAAGTGCATCATCGTGCTTTGATCTGGCATTTTTCAGCCGATCCCGGAACTCCTTGAGCATGGCCTCAATCCGACCAGGAGTAAACACCCGATCCGCCACGGTTTCCAGAATCAGTTGATCCAGCTTGTCCATCGGCAAATTACCGCTCTTGCAGGCGCCCGGCCCGGCATTGATCCGAGAAGTGCACTTATAATAGCGATACCTACCGCCCTTGCCGGTGGCGAGTGTCATCCGCGCCCCGCAGGAGCATTTGAGCAGCCCTGTTAAAAGTGTGGGAGAATTGACAATTCTGGGCGGAGTTACTTCCGGGGAGCGCTGTTCTTTCAGGGCCTGGGTCCTGTTGAAGATCCCACGCTCAACGAGCGGAGGGACCTTCATCATGACCCAGTCTTCCTTGTCCTTCTTGGCCCTGGTTTTGCCCTGTTTTTTATTGAAATAGAACTCGCCAACATAGGCGGTATTGGTCAGGAGGTCATAGACGGAGGATTTACTCCATCGCTTGCCCCGGCGGGTGATTCCCGTATTGTTCAGGTGAGCGGCAATTCCGGCTACTCCCATGATTTTGCCGTTATGCCCCTGCAGGTAAAGGTTGAATATCCGATTAACGATGGTCGCTTCGGAGAGATCGACTTCCAGCCGCTTTTTGTTTCCTCTTCGTCCAGGAACATCCACAGGGATAACTCTGTAGCCAAAAGGGGGATTGCTGCCATTGAAATAACCCTGCCGAGCGTTCTCCTTCATGGCTCGCAGGGTGTGCTTGGAGTTCTCCTTGCTTTGGTATTCGTCAAAAAGGCTAAAGATCTTACGAGCCATTTCCCCGGCAGGGTCCGCGCTTGTTTGCTGGGTGATGGAGATGATCTGCACCCCTCGCTTGTTCAGCTGTCGCTCGTAAAGGCCAAACTCCAGCGCATCCCGGAAAAACCTGGACAGGCTATGTACGATAATTGCTTCAAAGGGGGAGGGGGAGGCGGACGCTTCAGCGATCATCTGCTGAAAGACCGGCCGACGATCATCCAGGGCCGATGCTCCCGGCTCCTCGTATTCGGCCGCAATCGAGTGCCCCTGCGCCTTGCACCAGTCATGCATTTGTCGCAGTTGGTCCGGGATTGACAGCTCTTTTTCCGCCTGCCTTCCTGTGGATACCCTCGCATAAAGAGCGACGATCATTTATTCCTCCGTTTCCTCCTGGCGAAGTACCATCCCGATCAGATCCCCCAGGTGAGCCTCCACTAGGGATAGTTCCTCCTGGCTGATTTCAGGCATATCGGTTGCCGAAAGGGAAAATTCATTTTCAGATCTAGACACTCATAAGGCACCCCTTCTTTAGCCTGTTCTATTCCTGCCCGTGCCTTGCCTTGCCGTGCCATAGATCCGATCCAGTTCCTTGCCGATACCACTTCTACCGAATTCGTCGAGAGCAATTTTCCGAAACGCCTGGAATTGACTAGCCGGCAATGCCGCCTCAGCCACCAGCAGAAGGCGATTCAGACGAGCACTAAGGAGTTGCTCTATTTGCTCCCTGCCTACCATTGTCCCAGCTGCATCTCCTGAATTCGT
This window encodes:
- the nifJ gene encoding pyruvate:ferredoxin (flavodoxin) oxidoreductase produces the protein MSRKPNLVNIDGNTAAAHVAHATNEVCAIYPITPSSVMGEICDAKSAVGEKNIWGTIPKVVELQSEGGAAGAVHGALQAGALTSTFTASQGLLLMIPNMFKIAGELTPTVFHVSARAIAAQALSIFGDHSDVMSCRSTGWAFLCSNNVQEVMDFALIAQAATLESRVPFLHFFDGFRTSHEIQKVDELSFDDMRHMVSDELVRAHRERALSPDRPKLRGTAQNPDVYFQGRETVNAFYEKVPGIVQAQMDKFAKLTGRQYKLYDYVGAPDAERVIVMMGSGCDTVHELVEYLTSKGEKVGLLKVRLFLPFDVKAFAAALPKTATKIAVLDRTKEPGSMGEPLYHNVRTAIGEAMADKLVSYDGYPVIVGGRYGLGSYEFSPSMAKAVFENLSAAKPKNHFVVGIKDDVTGNYLEFDPSFKVPTKAYQAMFYGLGSDGTVGANKNSIKIIGDNTDFNAQAYFVYDSKKAGSMTTSHLRFGQEVIRKPYLVDSADFVACHMFSFLEKYDMLGKLKAGGTFLLNSPYHQDEVWQHLPLEVQKQIIDKKLKFYVIDGVRLGNEIGLGPRINVIMQTAFFKISGIIPFDLAVKEIKDAIVKSYGKAGEKVVNMNYQAVDAGANNIEEVKIPAKADSKIRMKTGLGKDVPEFVRNTLGPIIDGVGDTLPVSAMPCDGTFPTDTAKVEKRNIAIDIPVWDEEICIQCGICSFVCPHATIRMKIYDGDKLKGAPKAFKAVDAKGKGLEGKKFSLQVAPEDCTGCGACVYNCPAKSKEDPKHKAINMTFQAPLREQEATNWDFFLGLPETDPALVNRATLKGTQLLKPLFEFSGACAGCGETPFVKLCSQLFGDRMLVANATGCSSIYGGNLPTTPWTTRGDGRGPTWSNSLFEDNAEFGYGFRLAIDKFNAYALELLDRIPAEHLKKVSGLEKLIAEIQGADQTTQEGIEAQRERVAKLKEGLAGCPDADAKQLVSVADYLVKKSVWIHGGDGWAYDIGYGGLDHVLASGENVNVLVLDTEVYSNTGGQASKSTPLGAVAQFAAGGKRMPKKDLGMIAMTYGNIYVAKVSLANPAQAIKAFIEADAFDGPSLIIAYTHCIAHGINMATAVDGCKEAVASGHWPLYRYNPDLAAEGKNPLQFDSKDATMSFSEYAGKQNRYRVLQKANPEIAQKLMEQGDRVTQARFQMYKSLAEIQASFSAKK
- a CDS encoding roadblock/LC7 domain-containing protein → MFGPQSSFVMYDEEFKRINAVIEKLLRESNSKVIFLVDKNGQLISAVGESEHLDTTSLASLTAGNIAATGGLAKLIGEKEFSILFHEGEKDNLHISIVAGRVILVVIFDQRSSLGLVRLRVKKASDELAQIFEDLSKKSDDLEKAGDFQSPFAEITDDDIDNLFR
- a CDS encoding GTP-binding protein; translation: MSFINYASREINCKIVYYGPGLCGKTTNLQYVYQKTAPEAKGKMISLATETERTLFFDFLPLALGEIRGFKTRFHLYTVPGQVFYDASRKLILKGVDGVVFVADSQEERFDANIESLENLKDNLEEQGYQLDNLPYVIQYNKRDLPNVTSVDELSRLLNPTSVPEYEACATTGEGVFETLKAVAKLILIDLKKGGR
- a CDS encoding recombinase family protein, producing the protein MIVALYARVSTGRQAEKELSIPDQLRQMHDWCKAQGHSIAAEYEEPGASALDDRRPVFQQMIAEASASPSPFEAIIVHSLSRFFRDALEFGLYERQLNKRGVQIISITQQTSADPAGEMARKIFSLFDEYQSKENSKHTLRAMKENARQGYFNGSNPPFGYRVIPVDVPGRRGNKKRLEVDLSEATIVNRIFNLYLQGHNGKIMGVAGIAAHLNNTGITRRGKRWSKSSVYDLLTNTAYVGEFYFNKKQGKTRAKKDKEDWVMMKVPPLVERGIFNRTQALKEQRSPEVTPPRIVNSPTLLTGLLKCSCGARMTLATGKGGRYRYYKCTSRINAGPGACKSGNLPMDKLDQLILETVADRVFTPGRIEAMLKEFRDRLKNARSKHDDALSKLKKELDAVQAATDRLYEAVENGFLPMDLMLKERVHKHQARRQEILTEMAGLRRRGEMPLSQLGPKKVEAFCRALKEKLQDRSSQFGKEYLRLLVDEIRVEGKEIRIRGSYAALAGMLEKTKAGLPEGVPAFDSDWLPGPDSNQRQGG